DNA sequence from the Juglans microcarpa x Juglans regia isolate MS1-56 chromosome 5S, Jm3101_v1.0, whole genome shotgun sequence genome:
attttaaaagtaatataatttttacagtcatttatatttaaaaaattctattcatagtTTTCAcactatacattatatataatttttttttatttttttattaaatatataatatatgaatgataaatagaataaataaattaaattaaaaaaaaataaattaataaaaaataaatataatatatactgcGTAGAAAGatgaatagcaaaactctttataCTTTgtataacaaaacaaaaacaaaaaagtgagaAAAGGTACAACATTTGTCCCACCATCTGGTCCATCATCATTAACCCCGTAATCTAATCTCAGTCGCGAGTTAATGGTGGTAAGAAACACGGTCCAATTAAACGATAGTGGTCCTCAACCACTCCCAACCGCACGTGGTACAACTAACATCTAATGATAATGTTCTGTCAGTGTCCCTCTCTAAAAACCGGTTTTTCCAACCCCGGTCGGCCCCTCCAACCGGCTCACCCAACCAAACCACCCCCACCCTGCCTTTCTCCCTACAGACTTCAAGACCCACGGAGACATAGAGAGCGAGAGCGAGGGCGAGAGCGAGCATGGCTTTCGCCAAAGAAAGAGAAAACTATGTCTACGTCGCTAAGCTTGCTGAACAAGCCGAGCGCTATGATGGTACTCTCTCTGTTGTCTAAAGTCTGCTCTCtttactttgttttgttttgttttgttctgttcGACTGTTCCTTTTCTTCTTCGATAAGCCATGCTTCTCTGTTTGGACGCTCGTCAATTCaatgaaaatctgaaaaactaAACGTGATTCCTGTAAAGAATTGATTTTATCTTTGATTCCTTGGAGATGAAAAAGATCTCTACTCTGCCAAGTAGAATACTTAtgtcaaaatgcatttgttttagttaaaaaaatcttGGTGAATATCAGGACTCTGGCatttggtttaattattttcctGCATTTTATCGGCTGCGGTTTTGCTTTAGTCCTTTAAAATTTGGCAGAAATGGTGGATGCGATGAAGAAAGTGGCACATCTTGACGTGGAGCTGAGCGTGGAAGAGCGTAACCTACTCTCCGTTGGGTACAAGAACGTGGTAGGAGCTCGTAGAGCCTCATGGAGGATCCTATCCTCAATCGAGCAGAAGGAGGAAGCCAAAGGGCACGATCAGAACGTGAAGCGGATCAAGGAGTACAGACACAAGGTTGAGTCTGAGCTCTCGAGCATTTGCAGCGACATCATGAGCGTCATCGACGAGCATCTCATCCCCGCGTGCTCGGCCGGAGAGTCCGCCGtgtttttttacaaaatgtgaACGATCTCTATTTTGTGATAATTGGTTATTTGATATCGTGAGGAATAGGGTTTTAAGggatttggaatttttttattgtggcTGCAGGAAAGGGGATTATTACCGGTATCTGGCGGAGTTCAAGACTGGTGATGACAGGAAAGAGGATGCAGATCAGTCTATGAAAGCGTATCAGGTAATGATGCTCTTGGTTTGGATTTTTACTCTGTTTGTTTGGTAAGAAAGGGAATACAAATTGCGAATCCCAGCTTACTCGAAAAATAGTTATGAATCCTAGATGTATATGCCTtttgta
Encoded proteins:
- the LOC121267789 gene encoding 14-3-3-like protein C isoform X1 produces the protein MAFAKERENYVYVAKLAEQAERYDEMVDAMKKVAHLDVELSVEERNLLSVGYKNVVGARRASWRILSSIEQKEEAKGHDQNVKRIKEYRHKVESELSSICSDIMSVIDEHLIPACSAGESAVFFYKMKGDYYRYLAEFKTGDDRKEDADQSMKAYQTASTTAEADLPPTHPIRLGLALNFSVFYYEIMNSPERACYLAKQAFDEAISELDSLSEESYKDSTLIMQLLRDNLTLWTSDIPENEAEEAQKPESSAKASGGEDAE
- the LOC121267789 gene encoding 14-3-3-like protein B isoform X2 — translated: MVDAMKKVAHLDVELSVEERNLLSVGYKNVVGARRASWRILSSIEQKEEAKGHDQNVKRIKEYRHKVESELSSICSDIMSVIDEHLIPACSAGESAVFFYKMKGDYYRYLAEFKTGDDRKEDADQSMKAYQTASTTAEADLPPTHPIRLGLALNFSVFYYEIMNSPERACYLAKQAFDEAISELDSLSEESYKDSTLIMQLLRDNLTLWTSDIPENEAEEAQKPESSAKASGGEDAE